The following are encoded together in the Gammaproteobacteria bacterium genome:
- a CDS encoding DUF6046 domain-containing protein, which produces MRAFNTIQDVNSGELPKYNMAGLFAMGFGGMFIPRRYEMGEGEDANPAFDFTGFERVGADDITMGTSWLGTPIAFKFGLKGGTYKYYKGGELKERRVADFQMPLSTMVEVDRSKIDRITPMSGGMGSVKEMYAWEDWNVRISGYFLFDPDHPQASQPVEQRARLLEFEELADSVVLMEDSGLFTDLGIYRLYIRSIRLGQLLGRPNMLPFSLECLSDEPVQLAGVR; this is translated from the coding sequence ATGAGGGCATTTAACACCATACAGGACGTGAACAGCGGAGAGCTGCCGAAGTACAACATGGCGGGGCTGTTCGCGATGGGGTTCGGTGGCATGTTCATCCCGCGCAGGTATGAGATGGGCGAGGGGGAGGACGCCAATCCGGCCTTCGACTTCACCGGGTTTGAGCGCGTGGGGGCCGATGACATCACGATGGGCACCAGTTGGCTGGGCACGCCCATCGCGTTCAAGTTCGGACTGAAGGGCGGCACGTACAAGTATTACAAGGGCGGTGAGCTGAAGGAACGGAGGGTGGCCGACTTCCAGATGCCATTGAGCACGATGGTAGAGGTGGACAGGAGCAAGATTGACCGCATCACCCCGATGAGCGGGGGCATGGGCAGCGTGAAGGAGATGTACGCATGGGAGGACTGGAACGTGCGCATCAGCGGCTACTTCCTCTTTGACCCCGACCATCCGCAGGCATCGCAACCGGTGGAGCAGCGGGCGCGGCTGCTGGAGTTCGAGGAGCTGGCGGACAGCGTGGTACTGATGGAGGACAGCGGTCTGTTCACCGACCTCGGAATATACAGGCTGTACATCCGGAGCATACGACTGGGGCAACTGCTGGGACGGCCGAACATGCTGCCGTTCTCATTGGAATGTCTGAGTGATGAACCTGTACAATTGGCTGGAGTGAGGTGA